A part of Aegilops tauschii subsp. strangulata cultivar AL8/78 chromosome 2, Aet v6.0, whole genome shotgun sequence genomic DNA contains:
- the LOC109747430 gene encoding tubby-like F-box protein 7: MTLRSIVRDLRESFGNLSRRNFEAKISSVPSLSGHHRGKSLESASDLQDSLVTNLQGNWASLPPELLRDVMKRLEEDDSNWPSRKDVVACASVCTTWREMCKDIVRNPEFCGKLTFPVSLKQPGSRDGLIQCFIKRDKSKLTYRLYLSLTSAVLDDNGKFLLSAKRSRRTTYTDYAISMDPKNISRSSSGYIGKLRSNFLGTKFIIYDTQPPYNASKLCPQERTSRRFSSRKVSPKVPAATGSYPIAQVNYELNVLGTRGPRRMQCTMNSIPTSAVDPDGVVPGQPKELLPRLFEESFRTTASSRYSTDFSSCRFSEFGGGPLREEGGDENAGDKESPLVLKNKSPRWHEQLQCWCLNFRGRVTVASVKNFQLIAAPAPPPPASGGEAAPEPSSQTQPPQQQPTSAAAQPQPAGSSLSASSSSSHHDTVLLQFGKVSKDTFTMDYRYPLSAFQAFAICLTSFDTKLACE; the protein is encoded by the exons ATGACTTTGCGCAGCATAGTTCGCGATTTAAGGGAGAGCTTTGGAAACCTGTCAAGGCGGAATTTCGAGGCGAAAATCTCAAGCGTCCCAAGCCTTTCGGGCCATCACAGAGGGAAATCGCTTGAATCTGCAAGTGATCTGCAGGATAGTCTTGTCACAAACCTGCAAGGCAATTGGGCTAGCCTTCCTCCTGAATTACTTCGGGATGTGATGAAAAGGCTGGAGGAAGACGACAGCAATTGGCCATCCCGCAAGGATGTTGTTGCTTGCGCTTCTGTCTGTACAACTTGGAGAGAGATGTGCAAGGATATAGTGAGGAACCCAGAATTCTGTGGAAAGCTCACCTTTCCTGTGTCCCTTAAGCAG CCCGGATCTCGAGATGGATTGATCCAATGTTTCATCAAAAGGGACAAGTCAAAGCTAACTTATCGTCTCTACCTGTCCCTTACTTCTG CTGTGCTTGATGACAATGGCAAGTTCCTACTGTCAGCTAAAAGGAGTCGGAGAACAACTTACACCGACTATGCCATTTCTATGGATCCTAAAAATATATCCCGGTCAAGTAGTGGCTACATCGGGAAATTGAG GTCAAATTTCCTCGGCACCAAATTCATCATCTACGACACGCAGCCGCCCTACAATGCCAGTAAACTCTGCCCGCAGGAACGGACCAGCCGGCGGTTCTCCTCCAGGAAAGTCTCCCCAAAAGTTCCAGCTGCAACTGGCAGCTACCCGATCGCTCAGGTGAACTATGAGCTGAACGTGCTCGGCACCCGCGGGCCAAGGCGGATGCAGTGCACCATGAACTCCATCCCGACATCGGCGGTAGACCCCGACGGCGTTGTGCCTGGCCAACCCAAGGAGCTCCTCCCCCGGCTATTCGAGGAATCCTTCCGCACCACCGCAAGTTCCAGGTACTCCACAGACTTCAGCAGCTGCCGCTTCTCCGAGTTTGGGGGAGGGCCTCTGAGAGAAGAAGGCGGCGACGAAAATGCGGGAGACAAGGAGAGCCCGCTGGTTCTCAAGAACAAGTCGCCCAGGTGGCACGAGCAGCTGCAGTGCTGGTGCCTCAACTTCCGGGGGCGCGTCACCGTGGCCTCGGTCAAGAACTTCCAGCTGatcgccgcccctgccccgccacCGCCAGCCTCCGGAGGAGAGGCGGCTCCCGAGCCGTCTTCACAGACGCAACCGCCCCAGCAGCAGCCTACCTCTGCTGCCGCACAGCCGCAGCCTGCTGGCAGTTCCTTGTCGGCGTCCTCGTCCTCGAGCCACCATGACACGGTGCTGCTGCAGTTCGGCAAGGTGTCCAAGGACACCTTCACCATGGACTACCGGTACCCGCTGTCGGCCTTCCAGGCCTTCGCCATCTGCCTGACCAGCTTCGACACCAAGCTGGCGTGTGAGTAA